The DNA sequence TGGTACAGGGCAATCGAACTGGAAATGTTATGCTGTGTAAAATCGTTGCGGAGTTCAATGACTTTAAACTTATTGTGAAAAGCTCCCGTTGAGAGACCTTTCTTCTCAAAATACATCGCCTTTTCCGGACGGATCTGCATCTGAAGCTGAAACTGAATGGAACGTTTAATCGTATCCGCCAGCCGCTTCTTCATTTCCGTATCCTCGGTTAAATAAAAGACGTTCGCCAGTCCTTCGGTTTTACAAGCGTTCGGTACCGATTTCGGATTCCGGCCTTCCTGCGGAGGATAACCTCCCTGCCATTCCAGATCGTACTTTTCTCCACTGAACTGGCTTTTCATAATCGATTCTGCCATCAGCTCTGCATGTTGACGGAAGCTCTCCCGCGGTCGGAACCTGCTGATCGCGCGGATGCCGTAAAGCAGCCAGTGATCACTCTGCACCGTTTCCAGCGTCGCTCCGGCATTCGCTGTTTCCACTAAATAAGCGGTTGCCTGCTCGGCACTGTCGAGCCATTTCGTGTTCCCGTCAAGCTCATACAGATTGGCCAGCGCGAGAATCGCTTCTCCTGTGTAAAAATCGGAGCGGAAATCCGTTACTTCTTTCGTGCTGAAAATCTGCTTGTGAATACCGAAATCCCCGTTTTCTTTCTGGGTCGCTGTCATCCAGACAGCTAATTTCTGCATCGTATCGATATACTGGCGGCTGCCCGTCAATTTCATATATTTAGCAAGCGCTACGAGGAGCAGGCCGTTTCCGCCCAGTTTATTCACGTCACGCTCCACGAGAACGAGAGCGTCTTCCCCGTTTTCATTTACTTCTTTTGTTTCCTCTACAATATAATTTAAAGCAAGTTCTGCTTTACGAATGATCTCCTCGTCTGCTTCAATTTCATATGTTTCCAGCATGGAATAAATCGTTCCGGCATGACGGAGAATGTTATATTTAGCTGGCTTTTCGTTGCGCGCCGGATCATAAATGTAAGTCATTTTCCCTTTTTCATTTACGACTTTCTTAAAGTAGTTATGTTTTGCCAGATTAATTGCTTCGAGAAGAGAATGTTTTGTCAAAGAATCAAATACCCGGTGTCCCCGGACCAGCTCCACTGTCTCTTCACTGTTCACATAAACGGAGGCAGTTTTAAACTTAAAAAGCACGTCGGCCTGCTTCCAGTCCTGCCCTGCTGAAAGCTGCTGCGACAGCGCCCGTTCAGCAGCTTCTATTGAAAGTTTCTGCTCATCTATAAGTTTGTAGCACTCCACTTCCTGGGGTGAAAATACGGCTTTTATTCCCGGGCCGAAAGCGATACCGTTGACACCGCGGTTGTGTTTATAAATATGCTTTTCGACTCCTCCGGTCAGGTTATTTTCTGAAGTAACTTTCGTAATAATGTCCAGCTTTATATGTTTCGGTTTGAATTTAAATGGACGGTTCGTCAAATAATCATGATAGGCTTTTTCAACTGCTCCCTGAACGGATTCAGAAGTACCATAAGTGACGTAAGCCCGGTTTCCGCTGTTATCCGCAGCAGCTATAAAGGCCACGTATCGGCCTTCCAGCGTGTCGAAATCCTCATTTTTGAGCCCTAAATCCCGCAGTTCTTCGCTTTTTTCCAACAGATCGTTAAACAGAATTTCTGCAGCCTGCTTCAATTACATCACTTCTTTCCTTTACGGAGAATAATTTTTATCCAATCAAGCGTCTTCCGGACGGGCAGCGTCATTTTCCATGTCGTACTGTGAACGAGCTGATCATACTTTCTCGCTATACGTTTATATTCATTTTTGGAGAGGCCGCGGTGGTCGCCTTTTGAATATTTTTTCTTCGCCTGCTTTGTGACGAAGCCTACGCGGACCGGTTTGGTCCACTCTTCTTCAAGAATTTCTTCTACTTCTGCTTTTGCAGGCCCTTCAATAACGACCTTCTTAAAATTATTTACTTTCTTTTTATTCGGATGACAGACAACGACAGTAACAGATCCATCTGCTTCGTTGCGGGCATATCCGTGGAGTTCCCGCAGAAGTGCCTCCCGCTTGATCCATGCACGGTAGCCGACGCCCTGTACCTTCCCCCGTAACGTATAGCACTTTCCGTATAGCTCTCCCTCAGGCGGCTTCGGAACTTCCACCATCGTTGCTGAGCGGCTTTTAATCGGTGCAATCACATTATCGAAATCAAAATACAGGTTCGACCTCGGAAAATCTGCCGTTTCCGGGAAATAATAATCGATAAACGACTTCGCAAAGTCTCGCGGCGTACCGATCATCGGGAACAGGTGCCCGCCGAGCCCGGGGCGGGAATTAACTTCGATCACTTGTCCTTCCCCGGTTTCATCATCCACGATAATATCGACACCGCTCTGGACAAGACCCGGAATTGCTTTTGTGGCTTCGATCGCAATGCGTTCAAGTGCCGGGGAGAGCTCTTCGGTGACATCAACGGAATCGCCGCCGTTGGACAGGTTGCTCTGCACACGCAGGTAAATGCGTTTTCCTTCTTCCAAAACAGAGTCCAGCTCGTAGCCTGCCTGTTCAATCATGTAGAGCACTTCTTTATCGATACGGATCATCCGGCTCGTCAGGTGCGGATTCTGCTGGCGGAATTTGTTTTTATCCAGAATCAGCTTCCGGATCGTACGTTTTCCGTCTCCGACAACGTTCGCCGGAATCCGGTGCATCGCGCCGAGTACTACTTCGCCGAGCACAATGACGCGGAATTCCTTTTCTCCCGGAATGTGGGTTTCAATGATCACTTCTTTATAACCGAGTTCATCGCGGACGTACTCGATTGCTCCTTTCAGCACCTCTTCTTCACGAACGTTCGCAAACACGCCTTTGCCTCCGTTTGCACTCACCGGCTTCAGCACGAGCGGGTAGCCGAGTTCGTTTCCGTAGGCGAGAATTTCTTCATTGGAGCTTTCCGCAGGAAATTTTCTGCCCTGCGGGGTCGGTACATTTGCTTTAGCGAGATATTTTTTCGTCAAATCTTTATCATCACAAATGTCGAATGCTTCATCTGTGACAAGGTCTCCTTTCGACAGAGCGAAATGGTGCTCTTCGTCTTTATACTTCAGAGAGTAGCGGACTTTCAGCTTCATCTCTTCATCAAATTCCGAGTAGAAGCGGAGACGGAGGCCGCGTCTCCAGCCTTCGAGTGCGACGGTATACGTGCTGATCCTTTTTCCCTGACCTGCTTTAGGTACGGCTCCTTCTAAATGCGGAAGCCACTGATAGGTTGTTTGCTGTATCACGTTGTTTTCCTCCTTGTCCGGGCAGATTATTTTCTGCCGAATCGTTTCTTCAGTCTGCTGCGGAGGCTCGCTGCTTCCCGTGCCGTCCGCGCCGCTGCTTTCTCTTCTGCTTTCCAATCCTCCATAAGCCGCTGCCTGTGGACGTATGTTTCCGCGAAAGAAGGATTTGTATCGTCCAGCCACGTCAGCTCATTCGCCGTCGGTCCCTCAGCTGCTGCTACGGTGACGTTTTCCGTCCCGAGCCCTTCCAGAAAAGGAGGGACTTTTTCAAGGTCAGCGGACGCTCCGGCAAGCCTGGCGCTGATCTGCTTATTTTTTCTAATGTGAACCGTGCCGATCAGAGGCAGCTCCTTTATGAATCGTTCCAGCTGGTGTTTTTTCTGCTTGATTCCGGGGCCGGTTCCTTCGATCACGCGCACATCCGGCTTCTCTTCAGGTGCGGGTGCCACGGTGATTTCGGAGGCGCCTGCTGCTTTGATCGCTGCTTCGATCGTGCGCAGATCAAAAAATGCATAATCGGCGCGCGATGCTTCTTTTGTGTCCGGAAAATAAAAGTCGATCAGTGCCCCGGGAATGTCCCTGCTTCTGCCGGTGATCGGAAACAGGTGTGAGCCAAGGCCGGGCTTTGTATTCACTTCGATCACGACTGCTTCCTTCCACTCCGGATCCATCATCAGGTCTACACCGCAGTGAGGCAGGCCGGGCACGGCTTCTGCGGCCCGCACGGCTGTATTTTTTACCGACTCGGAAAGAAGATCGGTCACGTCCACCGGATCTCCGCCGGCGGAAATATTGCTGACGCGCTTGACGACAATTGTCTCGCCGGCTTTCGGCACGGTGCGCAGCTTCCAGTCGGAGGCGTGCATCGTGTTGTAAAACTGCCGGTCGAGCTTGATCGGCCGGTGATACAGATGAGGCACCTGCTGTCTGTCTTCATTTTTCTGTTCGATTAACTGGGCGATCGTCTTTTTTCCGTCGCCGGTAACACTTGCCGGACGCCGCTGCACCGCTCCGAGCACTTCGCCGTTCAGTACCATGACGCGGCACTCTTCCCCTTCGACGAATTGTTCCACAATAACCTGTTTTAAGTTCAGCTCCTGCCGGACATAGGCGACGGCGCGACGGAGCGTCGCTTCATCGCGTATATTGACGATCACCCCTTTTCCACCCGAAGCATTCGTCGGTTTTAATACGAGCGGAAAGCCTTTATGGAGCGCATAGGCTGTAACTTCTCCATCGCTGTCGGATTCCCCGAACGTTTTTCCGTGGGGCACGGGAACATGGCTGCGGCGGAGCACTTCGTTTGTCAGGGACTTATCGTCACAGACCGCATCCGCCTCATCGGTAATGAAGGCTCCTTTTGATCCCTGGAACTGGTGGATGCTGCGGCCGTCCGTCAGCTGATAGCGGAGCTGAAATTCGCCGTCCTCTCCGCGGATCGACCAGAATGTCAGCTCCAGTCCTCTGCGCCAGCCTTCAAGGGCGATCGTGTACAGACTTATTTTTTTATCCTTTGCCGAGAGCGGCACCGCTCCCTCCAGGTGAGGCAGCCAGACCGGCTTTGTCTGTTCCATCCGCTATGACCTCCTCTTTATAAGAAGCTGCTGAAGTCTGCCGGGCAGTCCGGCGCTGTTTTTCAGTGCAGCAAGTGCTTTTTCTGTGCGTCTGCGTTTTCCGGCTGTCTGCTGGATGAGTATTCCGAGCTCCTTCGTATCGCGCTGAAGATCTTCCCTGCTTTCATGAACGGTGAAAGCCGGTGTGATAAAAGCCGGACCCGTTCTCAGATAGGCTCCTTCACCTGTCATCTTCCGGACCGCTTCCCCCAGTTCTTCTGCGTTTTCACCGGACGCATACAGATGCCAGCGGGACGCTTTCGGTTTGAGCCAGCCTGTTACGTGCAGCTCCATCGCTTTCGTGCGGATAAGTTCGCGCTCAGCCGCGTGGAGAGAGCCTTCAAGCAGACAGTGGAGACCGTCCGGCATATCAGCCGGGCAGTCCGGTACTCTGGAGCTTACAGCAGCTCCTGTTTCCAGAGCCATAAGGCTGTCCGCAAGCGAAAAGTAAGCATGAGAAGCACGCGGTGCCTGCTTCGTTTCCGGAAAATAGTAATCAATGACCGCTTTCGGAATATCACGGCCGGTGCCGCCCATAGGGAAAACCATAAGCGCAATCTGAGCCGTTGGATTTACTTCCAGTACGACGGGACCTCGTTCCGGCGAATGGATAATATCCACTCCTCCGTGCGGAAAATCCGGGAAAGCTTTCAGCGTCCGGACAGCCGTCTGCTTCATACCTTCGGGAAGCTGATCCAGAACGTCTACCGGGTCGCCGCCGAGAGAAACGTTGCTCTGCCTGCGGAGCGGAACGATTTTACCTGCAGAAGGACAGCTGTCGAGTGTTATCTCCTGCCGTTCAAGCTCCGCTTCCAGGGCACGGTCGATCGTAATAAGCGCAGTTGCCAGGCGCGGATTCTTTTTCCGCTCCTCGTTTTTTCGCTCGATCAGTGTCCTCACCGGAGTTTTTCCGTCCCCGGTCACCGAAGCGGGATCACGGCGCACGGCGCCGACCACCTCTTCGCCGACAACGTAAAGCCGGTATTCCGGCCCCTCCACGTGCTCTTCCAGCAGAATCTCCTCTCCGGCATGTCCCTGCTTCAGCTCTTCATAAGCTTCTGCAAGCTCCGGACCTGCTTCGAGGTTCGTCAGCACTCCTCTGCCGAAACTGCCTGCGCTCACTTTCAGAACAAATGGGCCGTTCAGGCGGACTGCTGCTTTCCCGAGATCTTCCTTCCCGTAAATGGGGGCACCGCTCGGGACGGGGACACCTGCTTTTTCCAAGTGCGTTTTGGAGATTGCTTTATCGGCCCCGGCTTTTACCGTTTCCGGAGCAACGCCGTCTCCCCGTGAGCGGAAAAAACGGACGGTCCGCTCCGGGCTGGAAAGTGTAAACAGTCTCCCCGGCCGGTGGGTATACCAGGCGGGTACGTCTGTAAATGTCCTGCTTCTATTGGAGTGGAAATGGAGGTCAAGCCCCCGGCGCCAGCCTTCCAGGGCGATCAAGTATCCGCACAGAAGCGGGCCTTCTGCCTGACGGACGACTTCTATGGGCAGATGCGGCGGCCATGTTGGGTTCATAACAAATTCCTCCAGTATGGATAGGATGCTCCGTTAACGAGATCCTGGAACAGCCGTTCTTCGGCGTCCAGAAACGCTTCTCCGAGTGCAATGTCGATTGTTTCATTGAACTGGTCGTAGTTTCCCGGTTTGGGGGTGCATTCTCCAAAAACAAGTCCTTCTGTCGTACGGAGAAGATCAAAGCGGCAGAAAGGCGCTGGAAGTGCTGCGCCTAAACGGGCAGCGGCATCAAGCTCCTCCCGTAATATTCCTTTTCCTTCCATAAGGCTTCCGGTATACTTTCCGGTATCAACCCTCTCCCCGTCCGGTGTCCACCAGCAGTAAGCCGTCTCCGGACTGCGGGTAATTTCCAGAATCAGAGCCGTTTTCCCGTAAAACGTATAGCACTTAATGTCCCTGGCCGGCTCTCCCGTATCTTCGTCGGCATAATAGAGCTTCTCTACATTCCACCGGTCTTCAGCAACGCGGCCGTGCTGCAGATCTTTCTGCATGATCTCTTTCAGTTCAGCCGTGGAGGTCAGCACCTCCGACGTTTTCGCGTTCAAAATATCGGTTTCCGACCGGAGGATGTAGACGCCCCGGCCGCCTGCGCCGGCGGCCGGTTTAACGACCGTGCCCGCCTCCAGCGGAAGCGCAGCCAGCGGAGCGTTTTTCTCAATGACTTCCGGTACGCGGAGGCCGATTTCTGAAGCAAACTGCCGGGACACCTGCTTATCATCAAGTTCCCATTCCGGAAGCTGATGGCCTTTCTGCCGGCGCCTGACGCGGGAGGTGAGCTGTCCCCGAAAGGAAGCAAGAGACTCCAGCGACGGCACAGCCCGGTGCTCAATTCCGCGCACGAACCGCTCGGGAAGCTCGGACGTTGTAAATGCCGGCATCAAAAGCCGACGCATGCGGTCTTCAGCTGTTTCTCCTTCAGCGGAAGCCTGCTTGAGCGCTTCGAGCATCGCCTCCCGGCAGTAGTAACCGGTCTGCTGCTTTTTCGCGGCAATGTCAGCCGCCAGCTCAAAAAGCGTTCCTTCGCGGCGGGCAGTGCGGACCGTTTCTCTCAAATGCTCCAGCTCTTCCGGAGACGCTTCCGGTATCGGAGGCGGAGATGCTGCTTCCTGTTCGTAAATCCGGCGGCGCAGCTGCTTATTTTCCTGCTCCAGCCGTGTCATTTTACTGCCGAGGAGCCGCGCCCGTACTCGGGAAAACGGAGATGGCTGCATGAGAATCCTCCTTTACTCGTTCCACTCAGGTGCTTTACCGCTCAACCGGCGTACGGCTTCCTCCACCCGGTCTTTATTCCGAACCTTTCCGGTGACCACCGCTTTACCGGCTTCGATCAGCGGCACGTAGCGCTGTTTTTCCTGCAGCGCTTCTATATCCGGAAAGCGGATTTCCTCTGTGCGGATTTTTTCCCCGTAGACGAGCATTTCTGCCGCTCCGTTATTGATCAGCTTTCTCCAGCGGGGATGCACGTGAGGAAACGGCGAACTGTTATAACGGTATAGCAGCACCAGACCGATCCGTTTGTCGTCCTGCTGTGCAGCCTGCATCTCCTCCAGCGGAAGCGCGTCTGCTGCTCGGAAATCGGCAGCAAAAACGACGTCAAACTTCCTGAAGCCGCCTTCTTTTCCTTCGCGCTCCAAAAGCATCGGTTCCGGTACGGGGAACGGGCGCACCTTCTGGTACGGGTCGTAGAAGAGCGAACCGGCATGCTTATGATGATAATCATGTGCCATCTCATATTCGCGGCGTACTCCCATTTTATAGTTCGGGAGTCCGAAAGCTTCGTTTCCTGTCAGAGACTCTCCGGACTGCCGCTGAAAAGAAAGCGGCCCGGTCGCAAGCTCGACAACGGACTGTTCCCCGAAAAGGCGCCGGACTCGGAAAATAAACTCCGAGTCTGCGGCAAAGCGGACTCTGTCCCAGGAACCGAGCTTATCCAGTACTTTTTCTCTGCGGAACATAAAGGAGGACATATTGTTAAACAGAAATTCTCCCGGCCTCGCGCGGCGGTGAAGGGAAAGGTCTTCAAACATACGTGCCTGCTGGGACATGTTGGCGACCACGTCGTCATGAGCAAGCAGATGCAGCACCTGCTTTTCAATTTTCTCCGGATGGGACCAGTCGTCCGCATCGTTGACTGTGACAAACGTGCCCTCTGCCTGCTTTAAAGCCAGGTTGCGCGCAGCGTAAGGTCCGCCGTTCTCTTCCACCTGAAGGACTTTAATACGGGCATCTTTTTTGGCCAGGGCGTCTGCCGCTTCGACGGTTCCGTCTTTTGAGGCATCATCAATAATGAAGATTTCCAGATTCGTCCACGTCTGGGCCTGCAGGGAGCGCACGGCCGTCTGCAGTGTTTTTTCCGCATGGTAGACCGGAACGAGAACGGTCACTTTCACGTCCCGCAGCGCCGGCTGATTGACGATTTCTTTTTTCACTCTTGCTTCAAGCGCGTCGTAGGCAGAAAGCTGCTTGTGAACAGCAGGATCAAGCTGCACGTTCAGCAGGCCTGCATTAGAGAACACCTTGTTCAAATAGGAAATCCGTGATTCCGCATTTTTGAGCGTATTGGCACGGGCCAGATAAAGGTCGGGATGCGGCTTCCTTTTTATGAGAGTATCCAGCATCGCTTCTGCCCGGTCAATTACGTCCAGGCGCCCCATCGCTTCTGCTGCAAGAATGGAGGCGCGGCGGATCGTCTCCTGGTCCTCTTCTGTTGTCAGCAGAGCCGAAAGGTAATCAAGCGCTTTCTCCGCCCCTTCTTCGGTATACTGATTCACGTGCCAGAGAGCCAGTTCGAATGCTGCATAGCGCTTCATTACCGGCTGCTTGGCATGCTCGTAAAGATCTTCCAGATCCTGAAGGCCCCGCTCCGTAAATCCGAGGTTGTTCAGCTTCCATTTCGCTGTTTCGACCTTTGCCGTCGGCAGGCCGATAAATGGGAGAACCTGCTTCAGCCGGTCTCTCTGCTCTTTCGTCATTCTGGCGCTTATGTTTTTTTTCATCATCTGCAGTCTGTTCATGAATCAGTCCCCCTGCTTTCCTTGGAATTAGGCTCGTGCAGCAACACTACTTTCGGCGCTTTTTCAGCCTGACTTTCTTTTTCACGTTGTACTTTTCCTTATAGCGGGCGATCGCTTCCTGCGGGTCGCCGTCATAAAGGATCTGCCCCTGGTCCATCCAGATCGTGCGGGTACATATTTTTTCAACAAAGCTCATGCTGTGGGAGACGATAATGACGCACTTTGCCATCTCGATCATCTCCTGAATTTTTTCACTCGCTTTCTGCTTAAAAGCAATGTCCCCTGTTGAGAGTGCTTCATCAAGAATAAAAATGTCCGGCTTGAGCGTCGCGGCAATACTGAAGCCGAGACGGGCCTGCATGCCGCTTGAATAATTCTTCACCGGCTGATCAATCGCACGGCGGATTCCCGAAAATTCGACGATCTGCTCATAGTCCTCATCAATTTTCTTTTTCGATATCCCGAGAAGCATCCCGTTCAGGTAAATGTTGTCCCTCCCGGTAAGCTGGGTATTGAATCCCGTTCCATATCCGAGAAGCGACGTCGTTTCCCCGTTCAGTTCGAGTGTGCCTTCATCCGGAGTGAGGATGTTCGTCATCAGTTTACAGAGCGTGCTCTTCCCGGCTCCATTATGGCCGATAATGCCGACGACCTCCCCTTCCTTTATAGAGAAAGAATTCTCTTTCAAGGCCCAGAATTCCTCTTTATTTAAATCGTAGCGGACGCCGACATTGGTCGCTTTCACAATCGTTTCGTCCTTGATGGTCGTCTCGGTTTTTTCGATATCGAGACGCTTCTGGGCACGAGGCTGCCTTTCGGGAACGGACTCTTTATAAAGCTCCGTTACTTCACTCGGATCGCCGTCGGCCCGGATCTCGCCTTTATCAAGCCAGATAAGCCGGTCACAGTTTCGTTGCGCGTATTTCAGGCTGTGTGTTACAAGAATAACCATCTTCGCTTTTTCGACGAGCTCCTTCATTTTGTCCGCAGCATGCTGTCCGAAGGAGGCGTCGCCGGTATTGAGCGCTTCATCGAGAATCAGAATTTCCGGCTCCAGGTGGGCGGCCACGCTGAATCCAAGGCGCGCTTTCATCCCCGTGGAATATGTCTTTGTCGGACGGTCGAGAAATTTTCCCAGACCGGAAAATTCATGGATATCATCGATAAACTCATTAATGCGGCTTTTTGATATTCCGAGCATCATCCCGTTCAGATAGGCGTTTTCACGTCCTGTCAGTTCTTTATCAAAGCCCATCCCCATCGAAAACAGTGCGGAGACGCGGCCGTTTACGGTGAGCTCCCCTTCGTCCTTTTCAAGAATACCGGAGAGCATTTTACAGATGGTCGTCTTTCCGGAGCCGTTGGAGCCGATAATGCCGAGAATTTCCCCTTTATACCCTTTGAAGCTGAGATTCCGCAGCGGCCAGAAAGCTTCTCCAGCATTCGGATCCTTCTCCCGCTTAATAAAGCGGAGGGCAAATGATTTATAGTCATCCGTGCGGTTTCCGGAATCAAACTTAACTCCGAGACCCTTCGCTTCGATAACGACTTCGCGGTCCTCCGGGGCTGCTTTTTCATTCATGCTTTCACATCCTCATTTAAAGAGCTTTAATGATCTTGTACTCGTTCCGGCTGTAGTAGAAAAGGAAGGCGTAAACGAGCAGCGCCGAGACTCCGAGAATAACGGAGAGTGCAAGAAAGTTCGGAGACTGCTGGTACATCAGAACGTCCCGGTAGGAATTGACAATATGGGCGATTGGATTAATATCCACCACCCACTGGTACTCCTCCGGAAGCCGTCCGCCCTCCCAGATAATCGGAGAGGAGTAGAACAGAATCCGCGTGACGTGCGTCAGCAGATTCTCAATATCCCGGATAAATACGGATATGTAGGCCAGAAACAGACCGATCGACAGCAGGAACACGAGCTGCACAAGAATAATCACCGGCAGGTAAATCGCCTGCCATCCCGGCATAACGCCGAAAAAGATCAGGAACAGCGCCACAATCACGAGTCCAAATGAAAAGTTAACGAGCTGGGAAAAGGTTTTGGTAATCGGAAAAATCGACTTCGGCAGGTAGACCTGGTTAATGATCGAGGCATACCTGATAATAGACCTTGCTGAACTGTTAATAACCGTATTCGTCCACCGCCACGAAACGAGTCCGATGACGAGGAAAACGGCAAAGTTTTCTCCGCCGCGTCCGAGTATAAAACTGATCAAAAAGTAGTAGACGACCACGCCGAGCAGCGGGTCGAGAAGCCACCAGAAATAGCCGAGATAACTGTTCCGGTGCTCCGCTTTCAGTCCGGATTTGATCAAATAGACGATCAAGTCCTTCCGTTTCCTTATTTCTTCCATATATTGTCGCATATCGTTACTTGACACCGCCGTTTCCTGACGTTGAAGCACGTCGGTATTTTTTCCATTTGTTCATAGC is a window from the Alkalicoccus halolimnae genome containing:
- a CDS encoding acylphosphatase, translated to MIQQTTYQWLPHLEGAVPKAGQGKRISTYTVALEGWRRGLRLRFYSEFDEEMKLKVRYSLKYKDEEHHFALSKGDLVTDEAFDICDDKDLTKKYLAKANVPTPQGRKFPAESSNEEILAYGNELGYPLVLKPVSANGGKGVFANVREEEVLKGAIEYVRDELGYKEVIIETHIPGEKEFRVIVLGEVVLGAMHRIPANVVGDGKRTIRKLILDKNKFRQQNPHLTSRMIRIDKEVLYMIEQAGYELDSVLEEGKRIYLRVQSNLSNGGDSVDVTEELSPALERIAIEATKAIPGLVQSGVDIIVDDETGEGQVIEVNSRPGLGGHLFPMIGTPRDFAKSFIDYYFPETADFPRSNLYFDFDNVIAPIKSRSATMVEVPKPPEGELYGKCYTLRGKVQGVGYRAWIKREALLRELHGYARNEADGSVTVVVCHPNKKKVNNFKKVVIEGPAKAEVEEILEEEWTKPVRVGFVTKQAKKKYSKGDHRGLSKNEYKRIARKYDQLVHSTTWKMTLPVRKTLDWIKIILRKGKK
- a CDS encoding ATP-grasp fold amidoligase family protein codes for the protein MQPSPFSRVRARLLGSKMTRLEQENKQLRRRIYEQEAASPPPIPEASPEELEHLRETVRTARREGTLFELAADIAAKKQQTGYYCREAMLEALKQASAEGETAEDRMRRLLMPAFTTSELPERFVRGIEHRAVPSLESLASFRGQLTSRVRRRQKGHQLPEWELDDKQVSRQFASEIGLRVPEVIEKNAPLAALPLEAGTVVKPAAGAGGRGVYILRSETDILNAKTSEVLTSTAELKEIMQKDLQHGRVAEDRWNVEKLYYADEDTGEPARDIKCYTFYGKTALILEITRSPETAYCWWTPDGERVDTGKYTGSLMEGKGILREELDAAARLGAALPAPFCRFDLLRTTEGLVFGECTPKPGNYDQFNETIDIALGEAFLDAEERLFQDLVNGASYPYWRNLL
- a CDS encoding ABC transporter ATP-binding protein, which codes for MNEKAAPEDREVVIEAKGLGVKFDSGNRTDDYKSFALRFIKREKDPNAGEAFWPLRNLSFKGYKGEILGIIGSNGSGKTTICKMLSGILEKDEGELTVNGRVSALFSMGMGFDKELTGRENAYLNGMMLGISKSRINEFIDDIHEFSGLGKFLDRPTKTYSTGMKARLGFSVAAHLEPEILILDEALNTGDASFGQHAADKMKELVEKAKMVILVTHSLKYAQRNCDRLIWLDKGEIRADGDPSEVTELYKESVPERQPRAQKRLDIEKTETTIKDETIVKATNVGVRYDLNKEEFWALKENSFSIKEGEVVGIIGHNGAGKSTLCKLMTNILTPDEGTLELNGETTSLLGYGTGFNTQLTGRDNIYLNGMLLGISKKKIDEDYEQIVEFSGIRRAIDQPVKNYSSGMQARLGFSIAATLKPDIFILDEALSTGDIAFKQKASEKIQEMIEMAKCVIIVSHSMSFVEKICTRTIWMDQGQILYDGDPQEAIARYKEKYNVKKKVRLKKRRK
- a CDS encoding ATP-grasp domain-containing protein, with translation MEQTKPVWLPHLEGAVPLSAKDKKISLYTIALEGWRRGLELTFWSIRGEDGEFQLRYQLTDGRSIHQFQGSKGAFITDEADAVCDDKSLTNEVLRRSHVPVPHGKTFGESDSDGEVTAYALHKGFPLVLKPTNASGGKGVIVNIRDEATLRRAVAYVRQELNLKQVIVEQFVEGEECRVMVLNGEVLGAVQRRPASVTGDGKKTIAQLIEQKNEDRQQVPHLYHRPIKLDRQFYNTMHASDWKLRTVPKAGETIVVKRVSNISAGGDPVDVTDLLSESVKNTAVRAAEAVPGLPHCGVDLMMDPEWKEAVVIEVNTKPGLGSHLFPITGRSRDIPGALIDFYFPDTKEASRADYAFFDLRTIEAAIKAAGASEITVAPAPEEKPDVRVIEGTGPGIKQKKHQLERFIKELPLIGTVHIRKNKQISARLAGASADLEKVPPFLEGLGTENVTVAAAEGPTANELTWLDDTNPSFAETYVHRQRLMEDWKAEEKAAARTAREAASLRSRLKKRFGRK
- a CDS encoding glycosyltransferase family 2 protein, whose product is MNRLQMMKKNISARMTKEQRDRLKQVLPFIGLPTAKVETAKWKLNNLGFTERGLQDLEDLYEHAKQPVMKRYAAFELALWHVNQYTEEGAEKALDYLSALLTTEEDQETIRRASILAAEAMGRLDVIDRAEAMLDTLIKRKPHPDLYLARANTLKNAESRISYLNKVFSNAGLLNVQLDPAVHKQLSAYDALEARVKKEIVNQPALRDVKVTVLVPVYHAEKTLQTAVRSLQAQTWTNLEIFIIDDASKDGTVEAADALAKKDARIKVLQVEENGGPYAARNLALKQAEGTFVTVNDADDWSHPEKIEKQVLHLLAHDDVVANMSQQARMFEDLSLHRRARPGEFLFNNMSSFMFRREKVLDKLGSWDRVRFAADSEFIFRVRRLFGEQSVVELATGPLSFQRQSGESLTGNEAFGLPNYKMGVRREYEMAHDYHHKHAGSLFYDPYQKVRPFPVPEPMLLEREGKEGGFRKFDVVFAADFRAADALPLEEMQAAQQDDKRIGLVLLYRYNSSPFPHVHPRWRKLINNGAAEMLVYGEKIRTEEIRFPDIEALQEKQRYVPLIEAGKAVVTGKVRNKDRVEEAVRRLSGKAPEWNE
- a CDS encoding ABC transporter permease translates to MRQYMEEIRKRKDLIVYLIKSGLKAEHRNSYLGYFWWLLDPLLGVVVYYFLISFILGRGGENFAVFLVIGLVSWRWTNTVINSSARSIIRYASIINQVYLPKSIFPITKTFSQLVNFSFGLVIVALFLIFFGVMPGWQAIYLPVIILVQLVFLLSIGLFLAYISVFIRDIENLLTHVTRILFYSSPIIWEGGRLPEEYQWVVDINPIAHIVNSYRDVLMYQQSPNFLALSVILGVSALLVYAFLFYYSRNEYKIIKAL